The following are from one region of the Methanospirillum hungatei genome:
- a CDS encoding winged helix-turn-helix transcriptional regulator, translating into MNVPALLFVIFLVSAQIGEAGAAIFQPMIPRTPCCPMTCSMDTPGQSGSGCSCNNMPTSAMPQSTCSCSHQRMMAPAPSISERVRQYIIRGYRRISRKNVLDHESRKILYSMIVTHPGLELRSLAELCGLNEHTLKYHLDQIVDAGLVSVCQAGNNNHYFENHGTYSIEEQQLMSRFHHRGPGKLLTAVQDNPGVSRGELASILGISGPVVSRSMQQLIKEGLIRQETDGKFRRYYPGWDPDTLSCTLNS; encoded by the coding sequence ATGAATGTTCCTGCTCTTCTCTTTGTCATCTTTCTGGTATCTGCCCAGATTGGAGAAGCAGGGGCTGCGATTTTTCAGCCTATGATCCCACGAACACCCTGCTGCCCAATGACTTGTTCAATGGATACTCCAGGCCAGTCTGGATCAGGATGTTCCTGCAACAACATGCCGACTTCAGCAATGCCTCAAAGCACCTGTTCATGCTCACATCAGCGGATGATGGCTCCAGCCCCGAGTATATCAGAACGGGTCAGACAGTATATTATCAGAGGATACCGCAGAATATCACGGAAAAATGTTCTGGACCATGAATCCCGGAAGATCCTCTATTCCATGATCGTAACCCATCCAGGCCTTGAACTGAGATCTCTGGCTGAATTATGCGGGCTGAATGAACACACCCTAAAGTACCATCTGGACCAGATAGTTGATGCCGGCCTTGTTTCAGTTTGCCAGGCAGGAAACAATAATCATTACTTTGAGAACCACGGGACCTATTCAATAGAAGAGCAACAGCTCATGTCCCGGTTTCATCATAGAGGGCCGGGGAAACTCCTCACAGCGGTTCAGGATAATCCCGGAGTATCCAGGGGAGAACTTGCCAGCATTCTGGGAATTTCCGGACCGGTTGTCTCCCGAAGTATGCAGCAGCTCATAAAAGAAGGCCTCATCAGACAGGAAACGGATGGGAAATTTAGAAGATACTACCCAGGGTGGGATCCGGACACCCTTTCCTGCACACTCAATTCCTGA
- a CDS encoding DUF1890 domain-containing protein, translated as MNEQKKALLVLGCPEVPVQMALALFAGYHLGKEGYDVITAGNPSVMKLIKTSDPAGHYLKQLTTLEHCIEDITEKGASYDLCISFAHNDAGISYAATMRYLLPDIRFITIVFGREATELAPRIEYTGEQIVEIAVHNPVPIRRKLQEVMGWGVSKS; from the coding sequence ATGAATGAACAGAAAAAGGCCCTTCTCGTGCTTGGGTGCCCGGAAGTTCCGGTCCAGATGGCCCTGGCCCTCTTTGCAGGGTATCATCTTGGAAAAGAAGGATATGATGTCATTACCGCAGGAAATCCGTCGGTTATGAAGCTCATAAAAACATCAGATCCAGCCGGTCATTATCTTAAACAATTAACGACACTGGAACATTGCATCGAGGATATCACGGAAAAGGGAGCATCATATGATCTTTGTATCTCTTTTGCTCACAATGATGCAGGGATTTCCTATGCTGCAACCATGCGGTATCTTTTGCCCGATATCCGGTTCATTACTATTGTGTTTGGAAGGGAAGCAACAGAACTTGCACCAAGGATTGAGTACACCGGGGAACAGATTGTCGAGATTGCGGTGCATAATCCGGTACCAATCCGGCGAAAATTGCAGGAGGTCATGGGATGGGGTGTATCGAAGAGTTAA
- a CDS encoding DUF1894 domain-containing protein, translating to MGCIEELSYNILAKGMSFPKSRQYIEKTYAEVYHIMPGTKIFGDPLIGPPPIAIGIEGDLIVFPYVKPCHGTFLLSIEDSNEALRIRQTAKYVGKKR from the coding sequence ATGGGGTGTATCGAAGAGTTAAGCTACAACATCCTGGCAAAAGGGATGAGTTTTCCGAAATCACGGCAGTATATTGAGAAAACATACGCTGAAGTCTACCATATCATGCCAGGAACAAAAATCTTTGGAGATCCTCTGATCGGTCCCCCTCCCATTGCTATTGGAATTGAAGGTGACCTGATTGTTTTTCCCTATGTGAAACCCTGCCATGGTACTTTTCTCTTATCCATCGAGGATTCAAATGAGGCACTTCGTATCCGACAGACTGCGAAGTATGTTGGGAAAAAACGGTAA
- a CDS encoding ABC transporter permease, producing the protein MNPIHVYCKRDLIRWYRAKWGFISAMMIPAAWLIFVGLALPITFTDNYIDFVTPGILAMTTLNSSLGGGSLIILDRTLGFFNKFLALPTPRESILFGKILVIMTRGLIQCTIILAMVFLLGATPYSPLQLAGTFCVLIIFGILLSGFATTLALYVDEHDSYAALYAMISMPLFFTSSAMMPYSEMPEWMLIPAALNPLSYAIDAIRLMQTGIFPLIQVTRLSVLALLVIVTSIHVFR; encoded by the coding sequence ATGAATCCAATACATGTCTATTGCAAACGTGACCTGATTCGGTGGTACCGGGCAAAGTGGGGATTTATTTCGGCGATGATGATCCCGGCTGCCTGGCTGATATTTGTCGGTCTTGCTCTCCCGATTACCTTTACTGATAATTATATTGATTTTGTAACCCCCGGAATCCTAGCGATGACAACGCTGAATTCATCACTGGGAGGGGGAAGCCTTATTATTCTTGATAGAACCCTGGGATTTTTCAACAAATTTCTGGCTCTTCCCACCCCCCGTGAAAGCATTCTCTTTGGGAAGATTCTGGTTATTATGACTCGGGGGCTTATTCAATGTACCATCATTCTTGCAATGGTATTCCTTCTTGGAGCAACACCCTACTCACCTCTTCAATTAGCCGGGACTTTTTGTGTCCTCATCATATTCGGGATTTTACTATCAGGGTTTGCGACCACCCTTGCTCTGTATGTCGATGAACATGACAGTTATGCAGCACTCTATGCCATGATCTCAATGCCGCTGTTCTTCACTTCGTCAGCCATGATGCCCTATAGTGAAATGCCTGAATGGATGCTTATTCCCGCGGCATTAAATCCCCTGAGTTATGCCATCGATGCCATCCGGCTGATGCAAACCGGGATATTCCCTCTCATTCAGGTTACCCGGCTATCAGTTCTTGCCCTGCTCGTTATTGTAACCAGTATTCATGTCTTCAGGTAG
- the larE gene encoding ATP-dependent sacrificial sulfur transferase LarE → MDINTKIQDLKRIIREHAPLLIAYSGGVDSTLLAVLTRETIGAENMHCVLVDGPEVPRRALTAAINQSEYLKIPLTVREGVPFSTELQRTNPHDRCRHCKLGTYTILRQIADKTGCKYIADGANASDLGEHRPGIEAFSSCGVIHPFIMAGITKQDIREIACQMELPFWDKPSSACLYSRIPYGEEITNEKLVMIEKGEELLHDIGIRQARVRHHGSIARIEVLPEEMEKIIAHREQIHSFFKIIGFSYITLDLKGYRSGSMDEVLGPSS, encoded by the coding sequence ATGGACATCAATACCAAAATTCAGGATTTGAAAAGGATAATCAGAGAACATGCACCACTCCTCATCGCATACTCCGGAGGAGTGGATAGTACCCTGCTTGCTGTTCTTACCAGGGAGACTATCGGAGCCGAAAATATGCATTGTGTACTGGTGGACGGACCAGAAGTTCCCCGAAGAGCTTTAACAGCAGCAATAAACCAGTCAGAATACCTGAAAATCCCTCTCACCGTCCGGGAAGGAGTGCCATTCTCCACTGAATTACAAAGAACAAACCCCCATGACCGGTGCAGACATTGTAAACTGGGAACGTATACGATCCTCAGGCAAATTGCTGACAAGACTGGTTGCAAGTATATCGCAGATGGTGCGAATGCATCCGATTTAGGAGAACATCGTCCCGGTATTGAAGCATTCAGCTCATGCGGTGTGATTCACCCGTTTATCATGGCAGGGATCACCAAACAGGATATCAGAGAGATAGCCTGTCAGATGGAACTGCCATTCTGGGATAAACCATCTTCTGCCTGCCTGTATTCCCGGATACCGTATGGTGAGGAGATTACCAATGAAAAACTTGTGATGATTGAAAAGGGAGAAGAACTCCTTCATGACATCGGAATCAGACAGGCACGGGTTCGCCACCATGGCTCAATTGCCCGAATTGAAGTGCTCCCGGAAGAGATGGAAAAAATCATCGCACACAGAGAACAGATCCACTCGTTTTTTAAAATTATCGGTTTTTCATATATCACTCTGGATCTGAAAGGATACCGTTCAGGAAGCATGGATGAGGTTTTAGGGCCCTCATCCTGA
- the thiI gene encoding tRNA uracil 4-sulfurtransferase ThiI, with product MNPDIWLIRYSEIFLKSEPVRRVWEDLLIHSLKQKLPDCTISKTRGRIWISGKVDPDAISHTFGVYSFSPCIMFPLSDLNERVLAYVNDTGFSEYKTFALRINRSGNHPFTSQELARSLGAHIQKSWQTVAVDLTNPEYELHIEVRDEQCYLYQEIISGPGGIPQGASGTLVTLHSGGIDSPVAMFMMMKRGAILHPVYVKIAPFHDDRSEERAHLIVEHLRKYQPDLTLEVIDDGHVYATRMELKKRDLEKYACVLCKRHLYRIAEEKARTIGAKGIVTGESLAQVASQTLDNLYVLDDAISMPVYRPLIGFDKEETIAVAKKIGTYDLSVMQVPSCCCAIPFKPATTSQRETISTLEEELAKGSPAK from the coding sequence ATGAACCCTGACATCTGGCTTATCCGATATTCTGAAATATTTTTAAAAAGCGAACCTGTACGTCGTGTCTGGGAGGATCTCCTTATCCATTCACTCAAACAAAAATTACCAGATTGTACAATATCCAAAACAAGGGGAAGGATATGGATATCAGGGAAAGTGGACCCGGATGCCATATCTCATACCTTCGGAGTGTATTCCTTTTCTCCCTGTATTATGTTCCCCCTGTCAGATCTGAATGAAAGAGTACTGGCATATGTAAACGATACCGGATTTTCTGAATACAAAACGTTTGCTTTGCGGATTAATCGGTCAGGAAACCACCCGTTTACCTCACAGGAGCTGGCCCGATCACTCGGAGCACATATCCAGAAATCATGGCAAACTGTTGCTGTTGACCTCACCAATCCTGAATATGAATTACATATTGAGGTCCGGGATGAACAGTGCTACCTCTATCAGGAGATCATTTCCGGTCCCGGAGGAATTCCGCAGGGAGCATCAGGCACCCTTGTCACCCTGCATTCCGGAGGAATTGACTCGCCGGTTGCCATGTTCATGATGATGAAACGGGGGGCGATACTTCACCCGGTGTATGTGAAGATCGCTCCATTTCATGATGACAGGTCTGAAGAGAGAGCACATCTGATTGTAGAACACCTGAGGAAATATCAGCCGGATCTAACCCTTGAGGTCATTGATGATGGGCATGTGTACGCGACCAGGATGGAACTAAAAAAACGGGATCTTGAAAAATATGCATGTGTTCTCTGTAAACGGCACCTGTACCGGATCGCCGAGGAAAAAGCACGCACAATCGGAGCAAAAGGGATTGTCACTGGTGAATCGTTGGCACAGGTTGCCTCTCAGACACTTGACAATCTGTACGTCCTGGATGATGCGATATCAATGCCGGTATATCGTCCCCTCATTGGATTTGATAAGGAAGAGACCATAGCAGTCGCAAAAAAAATCGGGACATATGACCTTTCAGTCATGCAGGTTCCCAGCTGTTGTTGTGCCATCCCCTTTAAACCTGCGACCACATCCCAGCGGGAAACGATATCAACCCTGGAAGAAGAACTAGCAAAGGGATCTCCAGCCAAATAA
- a CDS encoding HesA/MoeB/ThiF family protein, with the protein MVLTDFDEKRYHRQMLISGFGLEGQERLKNATVFIAGAGGLGSPVATYLAVAGVGQIILVDMDVVDPSNLNRQILHWDENVGQKKVESGAVKLRRLNQEIRITALDVTIDERNVYELTKDADVIVDAMDNYPTRFLLNKAAHVHSIPFVHGSVWGLGGQMMTIIPGKTPCLSCLVHEAPPKEVFPVLGATPGVIGTLQVTEAIKLITGIGKPVLNRLLLYDGEFMNFHEVSIEKDPRCPVCGISR; encoded by the coding sequence ATGGTCCTTACAGATTTTGATGAAAAAAGATATCACCGGCAGATGCTCATATCCGGATTTGGCTTGGAAGGGCAGGAACGGCTAAAAAATGCAACGGTCTTTATTGCAGGAGCCGGAGGCCTTGGAAGTCCTGTTGCCACTTATCTTGCCGTAGCAGGAGTAGGTCAAATTATTCTGGTTGATATGGATGTGGTAGATCCGTCCAACCTGAACCGCCAGATTCTCCACTGGGATGAGAATGTTGGTCAGAAAAAGGTTGAAAGTGGAGCTGTGAAACTCAGAAGGTTAAATCAGGAGATCCGGATTACTGCTCTGGATGTTACAATTGATGAAAGAAATGTGTATGAGCTGACAAAGGATGCCGATGTCATTGTCGATGCCATGGATAATTATCCGACCCGGTTTCTCCTCAATAAAGCAGCCCATGTTCACTCGATTCCATTTGTGCATGGTTCAGTATGGGGACTTGGAGGTCAGATGATGACGATTATTCCCGGAAAAACACCCTGTCTCTCCTGTCTGGTGCATGAAGCCCCACCTAAAGAAGTTTTTCCAGTTCTTGGGGCAACACCGGGTGTTATTGGGACTCTTCAGGTAACAGAAGCCATAAAATTGATCACTGGTATTGGGAAACCGGTCTTAAATCGTTTACTATTATATGACGGGGAATTTATGAATTTTCATGAAGTTTCTATCGAGAAAGATCCTCGGTGCCCGGTATGTGGAATATCCCGGTAA
- the cysK gene encoding cysteine synthase A, whose product MARIYSDITKTIGNTPLIRLNKIPKRFLKLPNPPTILVKQESRNPLGSVKCRIGVALIEDAELKGLIKEGTTIIEPTSGNTGIALAYVCASKGYKLVLTMPESFSVERRKLLVALGAELILTPASEGIPGAVRRAEEIHREHPDSYLIPQQFKNEANPKIHMRTTAEEIWNDTDGAVDIVVAGAGTGGTITGIATVIKERKPSFKAIAVEAAESPVISGGKPGPHKIQGISPGFIPENLHVNIIDEVIPITSEEAYEMARRLAKEEGILAGPSSGAALAASLKVAARSENAGKMIVTILPDTGERYLSTELFPYSG is encoded by the coding sequence ATGGCAAGAATATACAGCGATATTACAAAGACAATAGGAAATACCCCCCTAATCCGACTAAACAAGATACCAAAAAGATTCTTAAAACTCCCAAACCCTCCGACAATCCTGGTAAAACAGGAGTCCAGAAATCCGCTCGGGAGTGTAAAATGTCGGATAGGAGTAGCCCTTATCGAGGATGCTGAGTTAAAAGGGCTTATCAAAGAAGGGACGACGATAATTGAACCCACTAGTGGAAATACCGGTATTGCTCTGGCCTATGTCTGTGCTTCAAAGGGATACAAACTGGTTCTGACAATGCCTGAATCGTTCAGTGTGGAGAGACGGAAATTATTGGTTGCATTAGGGGCAGAACTCATTCTCACCCCTGCATCAGAAGGAATCCCCGGAGCAGTCAGAAGGGCCGAGGAGATCCATCGGGAACATCCGGACAGTTACCTGATACCACAGCAATTTAAGAATGAGGCAAATCCGAAAATCCATATGCGGACCACCGCTGAAGAGATCTGGAACGATACCGATGGAGCAGTAGATATTGTGGTTGCCGGGGCTGGAACCGGAGGGACTATTACCGGCATTGCGACCGTGATAAAAGAGCGAAAACCTTCGTTCAAGGCGATCGCTGTAGAGGCTGCTGAATCACCGGTGATCTCTGGTGGAAAGCCTGGACCCCATAAGATACAGGGGATTAGTCCGGGATTTATCCCGGAGAACCTGCATGTAAACATCATTGATGAAGTCATCCCAATCACCAGTGAAGAAGCATATGAGATGGCACGGCGACTTGCAAAAGAGGAAGGTATTCTCGCCGGTCCATCTTCAGGAGCTGCCCTCGCGGCTTCTCTGAAAGTTGCCGCAAGGTCTGAAAATGCGGGAAAGATGATTGTGACGATACTTCCGGATACCGGTGAGCGGTACCTCTCGACCGAGTTGTTTCCATATTCTGGATAA
- a CDS encoding O-acetylhomoserine aminocarboxypropyltransferase/cysteine synthase family protein, whose amino-acid sequence MTEKKDRDSTTSLHAGQKADPATGSRTVPIYQTTSYVFRDADHAAALFGLSELGNIYTRLMNPTSDVLEQRIAALEGGTGALAVASGQAAITYALLNITRLGDEIVAANNLYGGTYTLLKYTFAKLGRTVIFVDSQDPEAFRKAITPKTRAIYAETLGNPKLDVPDFRTIADIAHEAGIPLVVDNTSAVGLVKPIEHGADIVVHSATKFIGGHGNSIGGLIVDSGKFNWGNGKYPEFSEPDPSYHGLVYWDVFKDFAGLGNVAFIFKIRLSLLRDMGAAISPFNSFLLLQGFETLPLRIRQHSENALAVAKFLKSHPKVAWVNYPGLPDNPAHELATQYMKGGYGALLGFGVKGGVEEGKKVINALQLFSHVANIGDSKSLVIHPASTTHQQLSPEQQLATGVTPDYIRLSIGIENVEDIIEDLDQALAQI is encoded by the coding sequence ATGACAGAAAAAAAAGACAGAGACAGCACAACTTCATTGCATGCAGGCCAGAAAGCAGACCCAGCAACCGGATCACGGACGGTTCCGATTTATCAGACGACCTCCTATGTATTTCGTGATGCCGACCATGCTGCAGCCCTATTTGGGCTATCTGAACTCGGAAATATCTATACCCGGCTCATGAACCCTACCTCTGATGTTCTTGAACAGCGAATTGCAGCCCTTGAAGGAGGAACCGGAGCATTAGCAGTTGCATCCGGACAGGCAGCAATAACCTATGCTCTGCTGAACATTACCCGGCTTGGTGATGAGATCGTTGCAGCAAACAATTTGTACGGTGGTACATATACCCTGCTCAAATACACCTTTGCCAAGCTTGGACGAACCGTCATCTTTGTTGACTCACAGGATCCCGAGGCATTCAGAAAGGCTATTACTCCAAAAACCAGGGCGATATATGCAGAAACCCTCGGAAATCCAAAACTGGACGTTCCGGACTTTCGAACCATTGCAGATATTGCACATGAAGCAGGAATTCCCCTGGTCGTTGACAATACCTCGGCAGTAGGACTGGTAAAACCAATCGAGCATGGTGCGGACATTGTAGTCCATTCTGCCACAAAATTCATCGGAGGTCATGGTAACTCAATTGGGGGCCTGATTGTTGATTCAGGGAAATTCAATTGGGGGAATGGAAAATACCCCGAATTTTCAGAGCCCGATCCAAGCTATCATGGCCTCGTATACTGGGACGTATTCAAAGATTTTGCAGGTCTTGGAAACGTGGCATTCATCTTTAAGATCAGACTTTCCCTGCTTCGGGATATGGGAGCTGCAATATCACCCTTCAACTCGTTCCTGCTCCTTCAGGGATTCGAAACGCTGCCCCTCCGGATCAGACAGCATTCTGAAAATGCCCTTGCCGTTGCGAAATTCCTGAAGTCACATCCAAAAGTGGCATGGGTGAACTACCCGGGTCTTCCGGATAACCCGGCCCATGAACTGGCAACACAATACATGAAAGGCGGATATGGTGCACTTCTTGGATTTGGTGTGAAAGGTGGTGTTGAGGAAGGGAAGAAAGTCATTAACGCATTGCAACTCTTCTCTCATGTCGCAAATATCGGCGATTCAAAGAGTCTGGTCATCCACCCCGCTTCAACGACTCACCAGCAGCTGAGTCCGGAGCAACAGCTGGCAACCGGTGTAACCCCTGATTATATCAGGCTCTCAATCGGGATTGAAAATGTAGAAGATATCATTGAGGATCTGGATCAGGCATTAGCACAGATCTAA
- the pscS gene encoding O-phospho-L-seryl-tRNA:Cys-tRNA synthase, with product MEKKTDEVFNALFKLEEIRQILRDSLPTGLDNDEKEVWKSKLSELNEIVQKLDSESVTKPLKKIAGTIEIRNREENYINIQPIQAAGRLTLEGRKAIIAYGDGYSTCDACRKPFRLDKISKPPIGDFHTELAQFVNMDQARVVPGARRGFQAVAQTVVNKGDSVIVSSFAHYTEFLAVEGAGGQVREVPVDNNNLITADATATKIEEVIRETGKTPALVMMDHIDYQVANEHDVTDIAKVAHQYDIPFLYNGAYTVGVMPVDGKAIGADFVVGSGHKSMASPAPSGMLATTDEWAPKVLRTTQMVGDLTSRKFGVKEVEMLGCTLMGSNLIAMMASFPEVQKRTQNWDDEVKKSNYFIDALLTIDGSKVLSEYPRKHALSKVDTTGSFDIVAKTHKRKGFYFSDELSARGIVGEFAGATRTWKLSTYGLSWKKLRYLADAFVEIAEKYELPIKK from the coding sequence ATGGAGAAAAAGACTGATGAGGTTTTTAATGCTCTCTTTAAACTGGAAGAAATAAGGCAAATACTCCGTGACTCTCTCCCGACCGGACTTGATAATGACGAAAAGGAGGTCTGGAAGAGTAAACTATCCGAACTGAATGAAATCGTTCAAAAACTGGATTCTGAATCGGTCACCAAACCACTCAAAAAAATTGCAGGGACCATTGAGATTCGAAACAGGGAAGAGAATTATATCAATATTCAGCCAATCCAGGCAGCCGGAAGATTAACGCTTGAAGGCCGGAAGGCCATTATTGCGTATGGAGACGGGTATTCAACCTGTGATGCCTGCCGGAAACCATTCCGTCTGGACAAGATTTCTAAACCACCGATTGGTGATTTCCATACAGAACTTGCTCAGTTTGTGAACATGGATCAGGCACGGGTGGTTCCTGGAGCCAGGCGGGGATTTCAGGCAGTTGCACAGACGGTGGTGAACAAGGGTGATTCAGTTATTGTATCATCTTTTGCCCACTATACCGAGTTTCTAGCCGTAGAGGGAGCCGGAGGACAGGTACGGGAAGTCCCGGTTGATAACAATAATCTCATAACTGCTGATGCTACCGCGACAAAAATCGAGGAAGTCATTCGGGAAACAGGAAAAACCCCAGCTCTGGTGATGATGGATCATATTGACTACCAGGTGGCAAACGAACATGATGTCACTGATATTGCAAAAGTTGCCCATCAATATGATATCCCCTTCCTCTATAATGGGGCATATACCGTAGGAGTCATGCCTGTTGATGGAAAAGCCATCGGGGCAGATTTTGTGGTGGGATCCGGGCATAAAAGTATGGCATCCCCGGCACCATCAGGCATGCTTGCGACAACTGATGAATGGGCACCAAAAGTTTTGAGAACAACCCAGATGGTCGGAGACCTGACGAGCAGGAAATTCGGAGTGAAGGAAGTCGAGATGCTCGGGTGTACCCTGATGGGTTCCAATCTCATCGCCATGATGGCCTCCTTCCCGGAGGTACAGAAACGAACACAAAACTGGGATGATGAAGTTAAAAAATCAAATTATTTCATCGATGCTCTCCTCACCATCGACGGGAGCAAAGTATTGTCAGAGTACCCGAGAAAACATGCCCTTTCAAAGGTAGATACCACAGGAAGCTTTGACATCGTCGCCAAAACACACAAACGCAAGGGATTTTACTTCTCTGATGAGTTATCCGCACGGGGAATTGTCGGTGAATTTGCAGGAGCAACACGAACCTGGAAACTATCAACCTATGGGCTTTCCTGGAAAAAGTTACGATACCTTGCTGATGCGTTTGTCGAAATTGCAGAAAAATATGAATTACCAATAAAAAAGTGA
- a CDS encoding MarR family transcriptional regulator: MLETGEPLTQKAIIEKTRLPPRTVRYAIRRLKTNALLKERLSFMDARQSIYSIAESGHAVLMG; the protein is encoded by the coding sequence GTGCTTGAGACGGGTGAACCTCTCACTCAGAAAGCAATTATTGAGAAGACACGACTGCCGCCAAGAACTGTCCGGTATGCAATTCGACGGTTGAAAACGAATGCATTGCTCAAGGAACGATTGAGTTTCATGGATGCCCGTCAAAGCATTTACAGCATTGCAGAATCAGGTCATGCTGTACTGATGGGGTAG
- the cysS gene encoding cysteine--tRNA ligase, with protein MQLYSTLSRSVEPFQTRFPDRVSLFVCGPTVYDYPHLGHARTYVVFDVLAKYLRWTGQEVLYVQNITDVDDKIINRAQEEKISQKELARKFERQYIRDMLALGIDSVSYHARATTHIPEIINQIERLVSIGAGYLTETGVYFNIDSFPGNGELSGQSKDKRISRVTDSTKHNPADFVLWKRGEYGEYTWDSPWGRGRPGWHIEDTAITEKYFGQQYDIHGGGLDLIFPHHEAEIAQMESLEGKHPMVRYWMHTGFLTIEGEKMSKSLGNFIRIQDALKTWDRDTIRYFILLSHYRSPLQVTEESLLNAKKALEHIRAIAITDKFPYPEGRDAFIAAMESDLNTPNAIAAIHALAAHGDIEALIEYGEILGIRFLPETSAPLSILQDIRAELRASKQFEIADMIRKKMVDAGIQVTDSPLKPLK; from the coding sequence ATGCAACTGTATAGTACCTTATCAAGATCGGTGGAGCCATTCCAGACACGATTTCCTGATCGGGTTTCACTCTTTGTCTGTGGTCCGACCGTATACGATTATCCTCATCTGGGTCATGCAAGGACCTATGTGGTCTTTGATGTCCTGGCAAAGTATCTCCGATGGACCGGGCAGGAGGTACTGTATGTCCAAAATATCACCGATGTCGATGATAAAATTATCAACCGGGCACAAGAAGAGAAGATTTCACAAAAAGAACTTGCAAGGAAGTTTGAACGTCAGTATATCAGAGACATGCTGGCCCTCGGTATTGATTCGGTGAGTTACCACGCCAGGGCAACAACCCACATCCCGGAAATCATCAACCAGATAGAGCGACTCGTAAGCATTGGTGCTGGGTATCTTACAGAAACCGGTGTCTACTTTAACATTGATTCATTCCCCGGAAACGGAGAATTATCCGGGCAATCAAAGGATAAACGAATCAGCCGGGTTACTGACTCAACAAAACACAATCCCGCAGATTTTGTGTTGTGGAAACGTGGTGAATATGGTGAATATACCTGGGACTCTCCGTGGGGAAGAGGCCGTCCGGGCTGGCATATTGAGGATACCGCGATAACCGAGAAATATTTTGGCCAGCAGTATGACATCCATGGCGGCGGGCTGGATCTCATCTTCCCCCACCATGAGGCCGAGATAGCACAGATGGAGTCTCTCGAAGGGAAACATCCGATGGTCAGGTACTGGATGCATACCGGGTTTCTAACTATTGAAGGGGAAAAGATGTCAAAATCCCTAGGCAACTTTATCAGAATTCAGGATGCCCTCAAGACATGGGATAGAGATACCATCCGGTACTTTATTCTCCTCTCCCACTACCGCTCACCGCTCCAGGTAACCGAAGAGAGCCTCTTAAATGCCAAAAAAGCCCTGGAACACATCCGTGCTATCGCAATAACTGACAAATTTCCCTATCCTGAAGGACGGGATGCATTCATCGCAGCTATGGAATCTGATCTCAATACGCCGAATGCTATTGCAGCAATCCATGCCCTTGCAGCACATGGGGATATCGAAGCGTTAATAGAATATGGAGAGATTCTTGGCATCCGGTTCCTCCCCGAAACCAGTGCACCGCTCAGTATCCTTCAGGACATCAGGGCAGAATTACGTGCCTCAAAACAGTTCGAAATCGCTGATATGATTCGGAAGAAGATGGTCGATGCAGGCATACAAGTTACGGATTCTCCCTTGAAACCCTTGAAATAG